Proteins from a single region of Drosophila biarmipes strain raj3 chromosome 3R, RU_DBia_V1.1, whole genome shotgun sequence:
- the LOC108031778 gene encoding N-acetylglucosaminyl-phosphatidylinositol de-N-acetylase: MRFNWLSEYVASISSSIASTSPWRQLQQQVQQLVPNPQAIYCRIRSSTAEALEHVLIACAVYLLVCLGLYKLTFWLSESATASASGPGARTSDPSNNAAELGEEDALNPNSDGQPSPGGLKQALQSGLRLRSVRLPKSAHMERVLLITAHPDDECMFFGPLIYSLTQRQGCQVYILCLSNGNFEHKAKVRRQELWRSCSKLGIPESNIVLMNATNLPDDPYVDWRPDAVASLILHAVESLDIQAIFTFDRDGVSSHPNHCAVYYAAASLCLANLLPKDCKFYTLDSINVVRKYLSILDLLCTCFMSTHWCILNWKEAAIVRSAMKEHQSQMRWFRWLYIYTSRYMFINSMRQITLSDVELEMQIHDN; encoded by the exons ATGAGATTTAACTGGCTGAGCGAGTACGTGGCCAGCATATCAAGCAGCATTGCATCGACCTCTCCGTGGCgccaactgcagcagcaggtgcagcAGCTCGTCCCCAATCCGCAGGCCATCTACTGCCGTATCAGGTCCTCAACCGCCGAAGCACTGGAGCACGTACTGATCGCCTGTGCGGTGTACTTGCTAGTATGCCTGGGCCTCTACAAGCTCACCTTCTGGCTCTCGGAATCGGCcaccgcatccgcatccggaCCGGGAGCACGCACCAGCGATCCGAGCAACAATGCCGCCGAATTAGGCGAAGAGGACGCACTGAATCCAAATTCCGATGGGCAACCCAGTCCAGGCGGCCTGAAGCAGGCCCTGCAATCTGGTCTGCGGCTGCGTAGCGTCCGGCTGCCCAAGTCGGCGCACATGGAGCGCGTCCTGCTCATCACCGCTCATCCGGATGACGAGTGCATGTTCTTCGGACCGCTGATCTACTCGCTGACGCAGCGCCAAGGCTGCCAGGTGTACATACTCTGCCTGTCCAACG GCAACTTCGAGCACAAGGCGAAGGTGAGGCGACAGGAGCTGTGGCGGTCGTGCTCCAAACTGGGCATCCCCGAGTCCAACATCGTGCTGATGAATGCCACCAACCTGCCGGACGACCCCTACGTGGACTGGCGCCCAGATGCGGTGGCCAGTCTTATTCTCCACGCCGTCGAAAGCCTCGACATCCAGGCGATATTCACGTTCGATCGCGATGGCGTCAGCTCGCACCCGAACCATTGTGCGGTGTATTACGCAGCCGCCTCGCTCTGTTTGGCCAACCTTTTGCCCAAAG ATTGCAAGTTTTACACCTTGGACTCGATCAATGTGGTCAGAAAATATCTGTCGATCTTGGATTTGCTGTGCACGTGCTTTATGTCTACGCATTG GTGCATACTTAACTGGAAGGAGGCCGCGATTGTGAGGAGCGCGATGAAGGAGCACCAGTCGCAGATGAGATGGTTCCGCTGGCTCTACATATACACATCGCGGTACATGTTCATTAATTCGATGCGGCAGATAACTCTCTCGGATGTGGAACTTGAAATGCAGATACATGACAACTAG